A single region of the Bacillus cereus genome encodes:
- a CDS encoding cytochrome c biogenesis protein, which yields MSFLNNSIIYHIAIILYACSISLYFIDYFQSNRKANRFAFWLLAIVWVLQSIFMLLRATDSETNPILTLLSGIYFYVWLLITMSLVINRFMRIDFLVFFTNVVAFGVSAFSIFTPLGKMSPVLAEQLVSELVYVHVGMAIISYATFTVSFIFSIMYLLQYRLLKKKKWNARLRRLGNLPKLESMSYGLNLFSVPFFLLAIILGCIWGYTKLDNFHWYDTKVIGSFVVLFVYCAGLYLRAADVLQGKKIVLWNVGAFLVMLVNIFLLSSLSNFHFWYL from the coding sequence TTTTTAAATAACAGTATTATTTATCATATTGCAATTATTTTATATGCTTGTAGCATTAGTTTATATTTTATAGATTATTTCCAAAGTAACCGAAAGGCGAACCGATTTGCTTTTTGGTTACTTGCGATTGTATGGGTATTGCAGTCTATCTTTATGTTGCTTAGGGCTACAGATTCAGAAACGAATCCTATTTTAACTTTATTGTCAGGGATTTATTTTTATGTTTGGTTATTGATTACGATGTCATTAGTCATTAATCGATTTATGCGCATTGACTTTTTAGTCTTTTTTACAAATGTTGTAGCATTTGGCGTAAGCGCTTTTTCTATTTTTACACCACTCGGAAAGATGTCGCCAGTACTTGCAGAGCAATTAGTTTCAGAGCTTGTATACGTGCATGTCGGTATGGCGATTATTTCTTATGCAACGTTTACTGTATCGTTCATTTTTTCTATTATGTATTTATTGCAATATCGGCTATTAAAAAAGAAAAAATGGAATGCGAGATTAAGAAGGTTAGGAAATTTGCCGAAGCTTGAATCTATGTCTTACGGATTAAATTTATTTTCTGTTCCGTTTTTCTTATTAGCAATTATATTAGGATGCATATGGGGATATACAAAATTGGATAATTTCCATTGGTATGATACGAAAGTAATCGGTTCGTTTGTTGTTCTATTTGTATATTGTGCGGGCTTGTATTTACGAGCGGCAGATGTGTTGCAAGGTAAGAAAATTGTGCTGTGGAA